One segment of Triticum aestivum cultivar Chinese Spring chromosome 2A, IWGSC CS RefSeq v2.1, whole genome shotgun sequence DNA contains the following:
- the LOC123186581 gene encoding dof zinc finger protein DOF2.2 — translation MRCPARSPARHSMAPASASLLPVAGAKRPFAADSAPDAAEQEQEEQLAQVSLCSLLTLSQSGKQGGDQEGAASKKNGHGHGQSQQQPPKLECPRCSSTDTKFCYYNNYSTAQPRHYCRTCRRYWTHGGTLRKVPVGGACRRRSGSGKRRRSSAEPHTPSSDSPPPPQPEQQDTLPPLPVFPFLTDGGPVFLPQFDLGLAGFPWTTPTATEHLYDGLGAPWGGCDGALAPTGAWDDFGGLELTWPLAAGN, via the coding sequence ATGCGCTGCCCCGCCCGCAGTCCCGCACGGCATTCGATGGCTCCAGCTTCCGCCTCGCTCCTCCCCGTCGCCGGTGCCAAGCGCCCCTTCGCCGCCGACTCCGCCCCCGACGCTGCTGAACAAGAGCAAGAGGAACAGCTCGCGCAGGTCAGTCTCTGCTCACTGCTCACTCTGTCTCAATCCGGCAAGCAAGGAGGTGACCAGGAGGGAGCGGCGAGCAAGAAgaacggccacggccacggccagaGCCAGCAGCAGCCGCCGAAGCTGGAGTGCCCGCGGTGCAGCTCCACCGACACCAAGTTCTGCTACTACAACAACTACAGCACCGCGCAGCCGCGCCACTACTGCCGCACCTGCCGCCGCTACTGGACGCACGGCGGCACGCTCCGCAAGGTCCCCGTCGGAGGCGCgtgccgccgccgctccggcagcgGCAAGCGCCGCAGGTCCTCCGCCGAGCCCCACACGCCCTCCTCCgactcgccgccaccgccgcagccgGAACAGCAGGACACGCTTCCCCCGCTCCCGGTCTTCCCGTTCCTCACCGACGGCGGCCCCGTCTTCCTGCCGCAGTTCGACCTCGGGCTCGCCGGGTTCCCGTGGACCACGCCGACGGCCACGGAGCACCTCTACGACGGGCTCGGGGCGCCGTGGGGTGGCTGCGACGGCGCGCTCGCCCCCACCGGCGCATGGGATGACTTCGGCGGCCTCGAACTCACCTGGCCTCTGGCGGCCGGAAACTGA